One region of Eupeodes corollae chromosome 1, idEupCoro1.1, whole genome shotgun sequence genomic DNA includes:
- the LOC129941267 gene encoding soluble guanylate cyclase 89Db-like, which yields MYGMLLESVQHYVQAEYGPDIWKQVCQIVDCKHSSFKTHQLYPDHLMPDLASALSACTGESFDSCMNFYGRCFVRFFSNFGYDKMIRATGRFFCDFLQSIDNIHLQMRFTYPKMKSPSMQLTHMDEKGAMIVYRSSRTGLSKYLIGQMTEVAEEFYGLRIKAYVTESQNDITGGTAGPIKLTDTPKTVIVKYRIDFDNADYMATRVNVMAHPSQLCLPHVDLNIFLELFPFTLVLNPQMEITHAGEKVIEMWILHNPGKPPKSFIGSKITEHFTCRRPKGTPFEWQVIRQMKTVLFELMLIRTGKSKTADLQAAVLNAESDMYDELSLQAYNYMRGAEEDDDDEDEASGDRKASQGTRGILLKGQMFYITDMDSLIYLCSPLIENLDELHGVGLYLNDLNPHGLSRELVMAGWQHCSKLEIMFEKEEQRSDELEKSLELADSWKRQGDELLYSMIPRPVAERMRRGIDPMASCQSFEEVSVIFVEVMNVYSNSNKIQDAMSAVNTLNTVFSAFDEEIISPLVYKVETVGMVYMAVSGAPDINPLHAQHAADLALRVTKKIKGLGLPEVAIKTGIHSGPVVAGVVGLKVPRYCLFGDAVNTASRMESSGEPYKIQVSNYTASKIRPHGYVVESRGYVKVKGKGEMETFWLLAGPDDNPEQQQSQQQPQQN from the exons gctGAATATGGACCAGACATCTGGAAGCAAGTATGTCAAATTGTTGATTGCAAACACAGTTCTTTCAAAACCCATCAg TTGTATCCTGACCATCTTATGCCAGATCTTGCTTCAGCCCTATCGGCCTGTACAGGTGAATCTTTTGACTCATGCATGAATTTCTATGGAAGATGCTTTGTAAGATTTTTCAGCAATTTTGG ATATGACAAAATGATTCGTGCAACAGGTCGATTCTTCTGCGATTTCTTGCAATCCATCGACAACATTCACTTGCAAATGCGATTCACTTACCCAAAAATGAAGAGTCCTTCTATGCAGCTGACCCATATGGACGAGAAAGGAGCCATGATTGTATATCGAAGTTCCAGGACCGGTTTATCAAAATATCTCATTGGACAAATGACAGAAGTTGCCGAGGAATTCTATGGATTGAGGATAAAGGCTTACGTAACAGAGAGTCAAAATGACATCACTGGTGGAACAGCTGGCCCAATAAAACTCACCGATACTCCAAAGACAGTTATTGTCAAATACAGAATCGATTTTGATAATGCTGATTAT ATGGCAACAAGGGTAAATGTTATGGCACATCCGTCCCAATTATGCTTGCCACATGTTGATTTGAACATCTTTCTCGAACTTTTTCCCTTTACATTGGTTCTCAATCCCCAAATGGAGATAACACACGCAGGTGAAAAAGTAATTGAAATGTGGATTCTTCATAACCCGGGAAAACCTCCAAAAAGCTTCATTGGTTCCAAAATAACCGAACACTTCACCTGTCGTCGACCCAAGGGAACACCCTTCGAGTGGCAGGTTATCCGCCAGATGAAAACGGTGCTGTTTGAGTTGATGTTAATTCGAACGGGAAAGAGCAAGACTGCGGATCTCCAAGCAGCTGTTTTGAATGCCGAATCTGACATGTATGACGAACTATCCCTTCAAGCTTACAACTACATGAGAGGTGCCGAGGaggatgatgacgatgaagatgagGCATCAGGTGACCGAAAAGCTTCACAAGGCACAAGGGGTATATTGTTGAAGGGACAGATGTTCTATATCACGGATATGGACTCGCTGATTTACCTTTGCAGTCCACT CATTGAAAATCTTGATGAACTGCATGGTGTTGGTTTGTATCTCAATGATTTGAATCCACATGGCTTGAGCAGGGAATTAGTAATGGCCGGTTGGCAGCATTGTTCGAAGCTGGAAATAATGtttgaaaaagaagaacaacGTTCGGATGAGTTGGAAAAATCACTTGAATTAGCTGATTCTTGGAAACGACAAGGCGATGAACTTCTCTATTCGATGATACCTCGACCTGTTGCCGAGCGTATGAGACGTGGTATTGATCCAATGGCATCTTGTCAAAGTTTTGAGGAGGTTTCTGTTATATTCGTGGAAGTTATG AACGTCTATTCGAATTCCAATAAAATCCAAGATGCAATGTCCGCTGTAAATACCCTGAATACGGTCTTCTCTGCATTTGATGAGGAAATAATTTCACCACTGGTCTACAAAGTGGAAACAGTTGGAATG GTTTATATGGCAGTGAGTGGAGCTCCAGATATAAATCCTTTGCATGCCCAACATGCCGCAGATTTAGCTTTGAGGGTTACgaagaaaataaaaggtttGGGTTTGCCGGAGGTTGCCATAAAAActg GAATCCATTCGGGTCCAGTTGTAGCTGGTGTGGTTGGACTTAAGGTTCCGAGATATTGTCTGTTTGGGGATGCAGTAAATACAGCATCTCGGATGGAAAGCAGTGGCGAGCCCTATAAAATTCAAGTTTCCAACTATACGGCCAGCAAAATTCGGCCACATGGATATGTTGTGGAGTCCCGCGGATACGTTAAAGTCAAG ggCAAAGGAGAAATGGAAACATTTTGGCTTCTTGCCGGACCTGATGATAATCCGGAGCAGCAACAGTCGCAGCAGCAACCgcaacaaaattag